The Flavobacteriales bacterium DNA segment AGGATATTTCTTGTTTCGGTTTTTCTGACGGTATCATTTTAGCTAATGCTGGTGGTGGTGCAGGTTCATTTACTTTCAAGTGGTATGTATCTACTCAATCTGATGATATACGAACTAATATTTCTGCTGGATTTGACACCTTATCCTTAGTGCCTCAAGGTGACTATACAGTTGTGGTGACTGATTCTAGAGGTTGTACAAACCAAGCTGAAATTTCTTTAACTCACCCCGATGCTATTGATGTTGATTTCGAAGATGTAATCAATATTCGTTGTGAGGGTAATAATGATGGTGAAGCTACTGCTACTTTCTCAGGTGGATTAGGTTTTGGAAATTATTCTGTGGTATGGACAAACTCTCAAAATAATAATATCTCCCTAATACCTAAAGCAAGTAATTTAAGTGCAGGAACTTATTTTGCTACATACACCGACAATAATGGTTGCGTCGGTAGTGATAGTATAACAATTGATTACTCGGAACTTTTTAGCTTAACTAACACAAATGATACTACATCTGTTTCTTGTCTTGGAGCAATTGATGGTTCATTTAACTTCAATGTTGTTGGCGGTTGGTTGCCTTATACTTACGATTGGAATGACCCTCTAAATCAACATTCAGCAACTGCTGTTGGTTTAGCACCTGGTATGTGGTATACAAACATTATAACTGATGGTGAAGGATGTATATTAATTGACTCTGTTTATGTTACTTCACCTGACGACATAGTAGAAATTACAACATATAGTATCGTTGATAACGATTGTTATGGTGAAACAAATGGAGCTATTGACCTTGTAGTCTCTGGAGGTACACCAAATTATGATTTTCAATGGTCTGGTCCTAGTACCAATTCGACTAACGAAGATGTTTCAAATTTAGCAAAGGGTGTTTATAATGTTGTAATTACAGACGCATTCGGCTGTGAAATAACAGCTACTTATGAAATAGACGGTCCTGACAATCCGTTATTGATAAATTCAGTAAATACCACCAATGTTAGTTGTAATGGACTTTCTGATGGTACAGCAAGTTTGAATAACCAAATTACCGGTGGTACATCTCCATATGTTAATATAGATTGGGATGGTGAGAATCCTAGTATATTATCAGCAGGAAATTACACTGTGGAGGTTACCGACAACAATGGTTGTAAATCATCATCTTCATACACAATATTCGAACCTGATGCATATTCTGTATCTCTCGATGTTGTAAATGAATATTGCGAAGGACAAAATGGAAGTATAGTTGTTCATGCAAGCGGAGCCACACCATTTAACGATGGATATTACAATTATGAGATCGAACCTATTTCTGGTATTTCTCCAAGTTTAAATTATCAATCATCAGCGATAAATAATGCTAATATAGTAGTTGATTTCCCAGCAGATAACGATGTATCTGACACCTTATTTTTACTTTCCATAACTGATGATAATGGTTGTATTTATACGGAAGAAGTTGAGATTCACCCTGCTAGAGCATTTAACTACAATGCAACAATGAGCATTTGTTATGGTGATAGTATAGTAATTGATGCCAATGGATTTAATGACTATAGTACTTACTCATGGTCTATTAATCCATTTCAAGAAATAAATTCAGATGAATCTAAATTAGGTTTAGTAGTTACCAATTCATCTACTATTTTTGTGACAGTGAGTGATTATGCTTCAGCATGTTCGTTCACTGATGAACTTGATATAGTTGTTCTAAACCCTGTCATTGCTTCTAATGAAGACTTCGGTATTATTAGAGGTGAAAGTGCAACACTTACTATAATTGATGGAGAGCCGCCTTATTTGTGGAGTACGACTGAAACAACAAGTGATATAGTAGTTAGCCCTCTTATCACTACTAATTATATAGCTTATGCTTTGGATACTGTCACAGGTTGTATAGGCAATGATACAGTTCGAGTTTTTGTAGGAATGAATGAAGGATTCTCTCCAAATGGTGATGGATATAATGATACTTGGGAAATCAGCTATTTAAATCAATATGAATCATCTAAAATTGAAATATTTAACCGATGGGGTGCTTCATTGTGGTCATCATCATACCCTAGTATTGAGAATTGGGATGGTAAATTTAATGGTAGTGATTTGCCTGTTGGAACATACTACTATATCATAACATTTGATAGTAGTTTAAATAAAGAACCTTTAACTGGTCCAGTGACCATTGTAAGATAAAAGAATGAAAAAATTCATATTATATTTTGTTTTGCTTGTAATGTGTAACGTGTCGTTCGCACAACAGTTACCACAATTTACAAGTTATCAGTTAAGCCCTTTTTTATACAATCCTGCTTTTGCTGGAGTTGATGGGACTACTCAATTGAATGCGGTTATTAGAAACCAGTGGTCAGGTGTTAGAGAGGCTCCTCAAACCGATGTAATTAGCGGTTATGGTTTATTACGAAACGAAAAAATGGGTCTTGGAGCTACAGCTTTCAAAGATGTTGCAGGAGCAGATAGCAGAAGAGGGATTACTTTGAGTTACGCCTATCACTTAAGAGTTAAAAATGATATTAGTTTATCATTAGGTTTATCTGCAGGTTTTTTACAATACAGATTGGATCATACTATCATCAATCCTTATGATGATGGTGACCCTGTTTTTAACTCTCCTGTTTTATCGTCAGTTGTTCCAACAGCTACTTTTGGGGCATATTTATATGCTGATAATTTTTATGCATCTGTTGCTTTGCCACAGCTTCTATCAAGTACCTTTACAGTAAAAGACGAGTATAATGATTATAGCTTGATTGAGGGAGGTTTGACAAATCATATATTCGTTGGAGGTGGATACATCAAAGATATTAATGATGCCTTCACAATAGAGCCATCCTTACTATTGATGTTGTCTTCTCCAGCACCAGCCAGTATAGAGTTAATGACAAAGCTTACCTACAAGGATTTGTTATGGACGGCTTTATCATATCGCTTTAATGATGCTGCTTGTATGTATATTGGAGTTGATATCGACGAACGTTTTTATGTTGCTTATGCACACGATTTTGTAACTTCTGAACTATCAACAGTAACAAGCGGTACAAATGAATTTAAATTAGGCTTTAGATTCAATAAGGCGAAATAAAAAAAAGCCCTCCAGTGTTAATAGAGGACTTTTAAATTGTCTAACAATAAAGCTAACCAAAAACAAATGTTACGACAAGCAAATTTATACGTTTTGTCTTCGTTCGGATTTAATCTACTTTTCTTTTGTTAACATCAAAATGTTAGTTAAGTCGTTTTTTAACCTTAAATAACACAATAAAAAAATGGTCTTTATAGCTTATTTTCTAGCATTATTAGTCGGAATTATCCTTGGTTTGTTAGGAAGTGGAGGGTCAATTTTGACGGTTCCTATTTTAGTTTATATAATGGGTCTTAAGCCTGTAAGTGCTACGGCTTATTCATTATTTGTTGTAGGAGTGTCTGCTCTAGTCGGTGCTCAAAGGTTTTTTAAAAGAGGAGAAATCAATTATAAAATAACTCTGTATTTCGCTATTCCCTCTTTATTAGGTGTGTTTGTAAGTAGAAAATGGATACTCCCTAATTTATCGGAATCCCTGCATTTTTTTCATTTTTTTTCAATTCAAAAAGATACATTTATATTAGTCTTTTTTGCGATAGTAATGCTTATTGCTGCCCTTTCGATGTTATTTTCTTGGAAACTAAATTTTAGGAATAATAATAATCGAGAAAATAACTTCCTATTAATTGCTTTAGATGGTTTAATTGTAGGACTTATAACGGGTTTTGTTGGTGCAGGAGGTGGGTTTTTAATTATACCTGCTTTATTGCTGCTTACAAATATTAGTATGAAAGATGCGGTAGGAACATCTTTATTAATTGTTGCTATCAAGTCAATTTTAGGCTTTACTGCAGAATTAAATAATGCTATCGACTGGAATTTATTATTAACTTTTACAGCATTCTCTATTGTAGGAATTTTAATTGGTACTTATTTCTCAAAGTTGATAAATGGACGTATTTTAAAGAAATCATTTGGTATTTTTGTATTGTTCATGT contains these protein-coding regions:
- a CDS encoding type IX secretion system membrane protein PorP/SprF, which codes for MKKFILYFVLLVMCNVSFAQQLPQFTSYQLSPFLYNPAFAGVDGTTQLNAVIRNQWSGVREAPQTDVISGYGLLRNEKMGLGATAFKDVAGADSRRGITLSYAYHLRVKNDISLSLGLSAGFLQYRLDHTIINPYDDGDPVFNSPVLSSVVPTATFGAYLYADNFYASVALPQLLSSTFTVKDEYNDYSLIEGGLTNHIFVGGGYIKDINDAFTIEPSLLLMLSSPAPASIELMTKLTYKDLLWTALSYRFNDAACMYIGVDIDERFYVAYAHDFVTSELSTVTSGTNEFKLGFRFNKAK
- a CDS encoding sulfite exporter TauE/SafE family protein, with amino-acid sequence MVFIAYFLALLVGIILGLLGSGGSILTVPILVYIMGLKPVSATAYSLFVVGVSALVGAQRFFKRGEINYKITLYFAIPSLLGVFVSRKWILPNLSESLHFFHFFSIQKDTFILVFFAIVMLIAALSMLFSWKLNFRNNNNRENNFLLIALDGLIVGLITGFVGAGGGFLIIPALLLLTNISMKDAVGTSLLIVAIKSILGFTAELNNAIDWNLLLTFTAFSIVGILIGTYFSKLINGRILKKSFGIFVLFMSIVILAKEMFF